From Hydractinia symbiolongicarpus strain clone_291-10 chromosome 11, HSymV2.1, whole genome shotgun sequence, the proteins below share one genomic window:
- the LOC130614089 gene encoding putative uncharacterized protein DDB_G0287265, giving the protein MEGLTFSILTLLFVRAFASSEESDVDVERLIHNLNENIEYGIYRDVVDDNDNYDDDDGNNDDGNNDDGNKDDGNVADDDNGNEAVDNNDGNDDSNVSDDGNGDEDGEVDGGDDDDDDDFVRNSFQRSPNSQLRYIRRPLSWSRRRGCRWKRNPSYCTPLPLGR; this is encoded by the exons ATGGAAGGATTGACGTTTTCAATTCTTACGCTTTTATTCGTAAGAGCATTTG cATCTTCAGAAGAAAGTGACGTAGATGTGGAACGTTTAATACACAACTTAAACGAGAACATTGAATATGGAATATATCGCGACGTTGTTGATGATAACGACAACTACGACGACGACGATGGCAACAACGACGATGGCAACAACGACGATGGCAACAAAGACGATGGCAACGTAGCTGATGACGATAACGGTAATGAAGCCGTTGATAATAACGACGGTAATGACGATAGTAACGTAAGTGATGATGGCAACGGTGATGAGGACGGCGAGGTCGATGGtggtgacgatgatgatgatgacgacttTGTTAGAAACTCGTTCCAACGTTCGCCGAATTCACAACTAAGATATATTCGTC GTCCTTTGTCGTGGTCACGAAGAAGAGGATGTAGATGGAAGCGAAACCCGAGTTATTGCACGCCACTACCGTTAGGAAGATGA